One genomic window of Clostridioides sp. ES-S-0054-01 includes the following:
- the aroF gene encoding 3-deoxy-7-phosphoheptulonate synthase, with product MKENLFNDNSKIEINTNNKKIVVKKDKLIIAGPCAIESYEQLLETAKFVKSHGANILRGGAYKPRTSPNSFQGLKKEGLEILKAVKEEVGIAVITELMDVRDMDELYSISDIIQIGSRNMQNFTLLSEVGKQKKPVMLKRGIASTITEWIGASEYISIEGNSNIIMCERGIRTYNDYTRNTLDLAAVPIIQKETGFPVVVDPSHATGVRYLVKPMSLASFACGADGIMVEVHPDPEHALSDGAQSLCFNEFEDLMKSINNY from the coding sequence ATGAAAGAAAACCTATTTAATGATAATTCAAAGATAGAGATAAATACAAATAATAAAAAGATAGTTGTAAAAAAGGACAAACTTATAATAGCTGGTCCATGTGCAATAGAGAGTTATGAGCAACTTTTAGAGACTGCTAAATTTGTGAAAAGTCATGGTGCAAATATTTTAAGAGGTGGAGCATATAAGCCGAGAACATCGCCAAACTCATTTCAAGGATTAAAAAAAGAAGGTCTTGAAATATTAAAAGCAGTTAAAGAAGAGGTTGGTATAGCTGTTATTACAGAACTTATGGATGTAAGAGATATGGATGAACTGTATAGCATAAGTGATATAATTCAAATTGGCTCAAGAAATATGCAAAACTTTACTCTTTTAAGTGAAGTAGGAAAACAAAAAAAACCTGTTATGTTAAAAAGAGGAATAGCATCAACAATTACTGAATGGATAGGTGCTTCTGAATATATATCAATAGAAGGAAATAGTAATATTATAATGTGTGAGAGAGGTATAAGAACATACAATGATTATACGAGAAATACATTAGATTTAGCTGCAGTACCGATTATTCAAAAGGAAACAGGTTTTCCTGTGGTGGTAGACCCAAGTCATGCTACTGGAGTTAGATACTTGGTAAAACCTATGTCACTGGCGTCCTTTGCATGTGGAGCAGATGGAATAATGGTAGAAGTGCATCCTGACCCAGAACATGCTTTGTCAGATGGTGCTCAATCTCTTTGCTTTAATGAATTTGAAGATTTAATGAAATCAATTAATAATTATTAA